A genomic window from Halorubrum trapanicum includes:
- a CDS encoding type II secretion system protein, which translates to MTERRPTASDGPLRSAGDDESDVSEELRRAVAFLGWDASAERVVAVGYRVGIVTGAVVTVVSALVAGAVAAAPAGLAAFVGGAHAVHRAPVWLASLRRTRALGAAPGLVGRLVLRMRLDPSTERAVRFAGRTGDGPLAAALARHERGSADGPTSGLRAFAREWRPWFPAIDRAAALVRTAATAPPERRGRCLDRALDATLSGTTDRLASFVGAVRGPVSALYAFGVLLPLALIALLPAGAAAGVAIGPGLVAGLYLVALPAGLLAASAWLLFRRPVAFPPPEIGGDHPDVPDRRGRALVVGCALGAAAAVVAARTVAPWARPVAGVGVGVGSALFVLARPRRAVLSDVRDVERGLPDAMTVIGGDVAEGVAVETAVANAGERLDGATGELFERAGRRSDTLRVGVREAFLGQGGPATAVPSPRLRGAIALLAVAAREGRPAGDVLLELADQLESLRELERDARRQLATVTGTLSNTAAVFAPLVGGATVALATGIDAVDVGGLGAGAAAGADALAGGGVGAEGGATAGAGGAAGGSGAAGTNGGAGTLSVPVLGRIVGTYVLLLAALLTGLATGLERGFDRTLVAYRIGIALPTATATFLVAFAGAGLLF; encoded by the coding sequence ATGACGGAGCGTCGGCCGACCGCGTCCGACGGGCCCCTCCGCTCCGCCGGCGACGACGAATCAGACGTTTCGGAGGAGCTGCGCCGGGCGGTCGCGTTCCTCGGGTGGGACGCCTCCGCAGAGCGCGTCGTGGCCGTCGGGTATCGGGTCGGGATCGTCACGGGTGCGGTCGTCACCGTCGTCTCGGCGCTCGTCGCCGGCGCGGTCGCCGCCGCGCCCGCGGGACTGGCCGCCTTCGTCGGCGGAGCACACGCGGTCCACCGTGCGCCGGTGTGGCTCGCGTCGCTCCGGCGGACGCGGGCGCTCGGCGCAGCGCCGGGACTCGTCGGGCGGCTCGTGTTGCGAATGCGGCTGGACCCCTCGACCGAGCGGGCGGTGCGGTTCGCCGGCCGGACGGGGGACGGACCGCTGGCCGCGGCGCTCGCCCGCCACGAGCGGGGGAGCGCGGACGGACCGACGAGCGGCCTCCGGGCGTTCGCCCGCGAGTGGCGGCCCTGGTTCCCGGCGATCGACCGCGCCGCGGCGCTGGTCCGGACGGCGGCGACCGCGCCGCCGGAGCGTCGCGGGCGGTGTCTGGACCGCGCGCTCGACGCGACGCTCTCCGGAACGACGGACCGACTCGCGTCGTTCGTCGGGGCGGTTCGGGGACCGGTCTCCGCGCTGTACGCGTTCGGCGTGCTGCTCCCGCTGGCGCTCATCGCGCTGCTTCCCGCGGGCGCCGCCGCCGGCGTCGCCATCGGTCCCGGGCTCGTCGCCGGCCTGTACCTCGTCGCGCTTCCCGCCGGACTGCTGGCCGCCTCGGCGTGGCTGCTCTTCCGGCGACCGGTCGCGTTCCCGCCGCCGGAAATCGGCGGCGACCACCCGGACGTGCCGGACCGGCGCGGCCGCGCGCTCGTCGTCGGGTGCGCCCTCGGAGCGGCGGCGGCCGTCGTCGCCGCGCGGACGGTCGCGCCGTGGGCGCGGCCGGTCGCGGGGGTCGGCGTCGGCGTCGGGAGCGCGCTGTTCGTCCTCGCGCGACCTCGTCGGGCGGTGTTATCGGACGTGCGCGACGTCGAGCGAGGGCTCCCGGACGCGATGACCGTGATCGGCGGCGACGTGGCGGAGGGCGTGGCGGTCGAGACCGCGGTCGCGAACGCCGGCGAGCGGCTGGACGGCGCGACCGGCGAGCTGTTCGAGCGCGCCGGACGGCGGAGCGACACGCTGCGGGTCGGCGTCCGCGAGGCGTTCTTAGGACAGGGCGGACCGGCGACCGCCGTCCCGTCGCCCCGCCTCCGTGGCGCGATAGCGCTGCTCGCCGTCGCCGCGCGTGAGGGTCGGCCGGCCGGCGACGTCCTGCTGGAGCTCGCGGACCAGCTGGAGTCGCTGCGCGAGCTCGAACGCGACGCGCGCCGCCAGCTGGCGACCGTCACGGGGACGCTCTCGAACACCGCCGCGGTGTTCGCGCCGCTCGTCGGCGGGGCGACCGTCGCGCTCGCGACGGGGATCGACGCCGTCGACGTCGGCGGTCTCGGCGCCGGGGCGGCCGCGGGCGCCGACGCCCTCGCCGGCGGCGGAGTCGGCGCGGAGGGCGGAGCGACCGCCGGCGCCGGCGGTGCGGCCGGCGGGAGCGGCGCGGCCGGGACGAACGGCGGTGCGGGAACCCTGTCGGTCCCGGTCCTCGGACGGATCGTCGGGACGTACGTGCTGCTGCTCGCCGCACTCCTCACCGGGCTCGCGACCGGCCTGGAGCGAGGG